The following are from one region of the Salicibibacter kimchii genome:
- a CDS encoding endonuclease MutS2, with translation MQEDMLRTLEYQKMKQQLMTHVASDLGKDNIHHLFPHTDLADVQLAQEETGEGEQVLRFRGHVPLGGVHDIREEIKRAQLGSVLDPQDFTNISDTIRAGNQLKAFIEQLLEEEEEISIPHLHTYVLDLIPLTKLEASIRRTISENGHVLDSASEALRAARHQISTFEATIRTKLEQMLRSKDAETKLSDRVVTIRNERYVIPVKQAYRNAFGGIVHDQSSSGQTLFIEPQSVVTANNQLREARMKEKQEIERILRVLTEEVAVEGEHLSSNTDILAQLDFISAKALYARKIRGVQPQLNDHRYLYFPQARHPLLNESDVVPIDLEIGGDFHSLVITGPNTGGKTVALKTVGLFTLMAQSGLFLPTAEKAEATVFTNVFADIGDEQSIEQSLSTFSSHMTNIITILQDVDDQSLVLFDELGAGTDPAEGAALAVSILDKVHARDARTVATTHYTELKGYAYNRSGVMNASVEFDVDTLSPTYRLLTGVPGRSNAFAISRRLGLPENIIEAAESEMAADTKQAEQMITSLEARYQEAEQAQEEAEDTRRQAEKLHRELDRAFAELQDQKQSIYEEAEAKAKAEVEKAKQEAEAIVADLRHLQQEGHAVKEHELIEARKGLEKASPQLTKKQERVKRKAQQANSYEPGEEVFVPRFNQSGHVVETSGKDEYSVQLGIMKMTLKAVELEKTSRPKPEKNEKRFTRVSGRSSHVKPELDLRGERYEIAMTEVEKYLDQAVLAGYGRVHIIHGKGTGALRKGVKELLAKHPSVKNTRDGGMNEGGIGNTVVELK, from the coding sequence ATGCAGGAGGATATGCTACGAACGTTAGAATACCAAAAAATGAAACAGCAGCTAATGACACACGTAGCATCTGACTTAGGCAAAGACAACATCCATCATCTTTTTCCCCATACAGACCTGGCGGATGTGCAACTCGCCCAGGAGGAAACGGGCGAGGGGGAGCAAGTCCTTCGTTTTCGCGGGCACGTCCCTCTCGGAGGTGTCCATGATATCCGGGAGGAAATTAAACGAGCCCAACTTGGGAGTGTCCTCGACCCTCAAGATTTTACGAACATTAGTGATACCATTCGCGCCGGAAATCAACTGAAGGCATTTATTGAGCAATTACTCGAAGAGGAAGAAGAGATTTCAATTCCCCATTTGCACACGTATGTTTTAGATCTTATCCCCTTAACAAAACTAGAAGCGAGTATCCGACGAACGATTAGCGAAAATGGCCACGTCTTGGATAGCGCGAGTGAAGCCTTGCGAGCGGCACGGCACCAAATCTCAACATTTGAAGCAACGATCCGTACGAAACTTGAACAGATGCTGCGTTCAAAAGATGCAGAGACTAAGCTTTCCGACCGTGTCGTTACGATACGGAATGAGCGTTATGTCATTCCGGTTAAACAAGCCTATCGAAATGCTTTTGGCGGTATTGTCCACGATCAATCTTCCTCCGGGCAAACGCTGTTTATTGAACCGCAATCCGTAGTGACGGCAAATAATCAACTTCGTGAAGCAAGGATGAAGGAAAAGCAGGAAATTGAACGGATTTTGCGCGTGTTAACGGAAGAGGTGGCAGTGGAAGGGGAACATTTATCAAGCAATACGGACATTCTTGCCCAGCTTGATTTTATCTCCGCCAAAGCCTTGTATGCGCGGAAGATCAGAGGGGTGCAACCACAACTTAATGATCACCGCTACCTTTATTTCCCGCAAGCCCGGCATCCATTATTGAATGAAAGTGACGTCGTACCTATCGACCTGGAAATCGGGGGGGACTTTCATTCGCTCGTGATTACCGGTCCAAACACCGGGGGCAAAACCGTCGCTTTAAAAACCGTTGGACTCTTTACGCTTATGGCACAATCCGGGTTATTTTTACCAACAGCGGAAAAAGCGGAAGCGACAGTTTTCACAAATGTTTTTGCTGACATCGGAGATGAGCAATCCATTGAACAAAGCTTAAGTACGTTTTCTTCTCATATGACGAATATCATTACCATTTTGCAAGACGTCGATGATCAAAGTCTCGTCCTATTCGATGAATTAGGGGCCGGCACCGACCCTGCCGAAGGCGCGGCACTTGCCGTTTCCATTTTGGATAAAGTTCACGCTCGCGACGCGCGTACGGTAGCCACCACGCATTACACGGAATTGAAAGGCTATGCCTATAACCGAAGTGGCGTGATGAATGCCAGCGTTGAATTTGATGTAGATACGCTAAGTCCGACGTACCGGCTACTCACGGGGGTGCCGGGGCGAAGCAATGCCTTTGCCATCTCCCGGCGACTCGGACTGCCGGAAAACATTATAGAAGCGGCCGAAAGTGAAATGGCGGCTGACACGAAGCAGGCGGAACAAATGATCACGTCGCTTGAAGCCCGCTACCAAGAAGCAGAACAAGCGCAAGAAGAGGCGGAGGACACGCGGAGACAGGCGGAAAAACTGCACCGCGAACTGGACCGCGCATTTGCAGAATTGCAGGATCAAAAACAATCGATCTACGAGGAAGCAGAGGCGAAAGCAAAAGCGGAAGTAGAGAAGGCGAAACAAGAAGCGGAAGCGATCGTTGCCGATTTACGCCATCTCCAGCAAGAAGGGCACGCGGTGAAGGAGCATGAGCTCATCGAGGCACGCAAGGGACTGGAAAAAGCATCCCCTCAATTAACGAAAAAGCAGGAACGAGTGAAAAGAAAAGCGCAACAAGCGAACAGCTATGAGCCTGGCGAAGAGGTTTTCGTTCCTCGTTTTAATCAAAGCGGACACGTAGTCGAAACATCCGGGAAAGACGAATACAGTGTCCAACTGGGGATTATGAAAATGACATTAAAGGCAGTTGAACTGGAAAAAACCTCGCGGCCAAAGCCCGAAAAAAACGAAAAACGTTTTACTCGTGTCTCCGGAAGGTCCTCTCATGTAAAACCGGAATTGGATTTGCGCGGGGAACGTTATGAAATTGCGATGACAGAGGTGGAAAAATACCTCGATCAAGCTGTGCTTGCCGGCTATGGACGTGTTCATATTATCCATGGCAAAGGAACGGGGGCGTTGCGCAAAGGGGTAAAAGAACTACTGGCAAAGCACCCAAGTGTAAAAAACACAAGAGACGGTGGCATGAATGAAGGCGGGATCGGCAACACCGTTGTAGAATTAAAATAA
- the polX gene encoding DNA polymerase/3'-5' exonuclease PolX, with protein MSGRNVRRQKSLDKKEVMQTLETIAIYQEISGENPFKIAAYRKAAQALEREARTLEEIENPADLNGIGKGTATVIESLRDTGRSEVLEELKANVPSGLPVLLQLPGLGGKKVAKLYQELGITDPASLKQACEQKRVQTLPGFGAKTEEKIIDALNATKERPERLPVAFMLQVATEIEAALGQFERVNRFARAGSLRRLKETVRDLDYVISTDDPERVREQLKAMADISEIVADGEKKVSLQLDKGYSVNVDVRIVSDDAFASALHHFTGSKDHHLLMRRIAKAQNKKINEYGVEDSETGKIITFQNEKGFFAHFGLENIPPEAREGTIETNWFQENWENIDLPQVRGDLHMHTVWSDGANSIEEMAKAAIARGYTYMAITDHSRFLQVANGLSEARVLRQQEEIRTVNEKYDDIRIFSGIEMDIRPDGTLDYSDETLRQLDFVIASIHSAFSQPEATIHARLNAALDHPCVDLIAHPTGRLIGKRQGYLVDLDWLFKRAAETGTALELNANPNRLDLSADALKRAVDQGVTIAINTDAHRADGLEQMTFGIGTAKKAFLLEHQVLNTWPLEKLESHLKTKRMLTDK; from the coding sequence ATGTCTGGACGTAACGTAAGGAGGCAAAAGTCTTTGGATAAAAAAGAAGTGATGCAAACGCTGGAAACAATTGCGATCTATCAAGAAATTTCCGGTGAAAACCCGTTTAAAATTGCCGCATATCGTAAAGCGGCACAAGCATTGGAGCGGGAAGCGCGTACCCTCGAGGAGATCGAGAACCCCGCGGATTTGAATGGCATTGGCAAAGGGACGGCCACCGTCATCGAGTCGCTCAGGGACACCGGGAGGAGCGAGGTACTGGAGGAATTGAAAGCCAACGTTCCCTCGGGCTTGCCTGTTCTCCTGCAATTGCCCGGGTTAGGTGGAAAAAAAGTTGCGAAGCTCTATCAGGAACTCGGCATCACAGATCCAGCCTCGTTAAAACAAGCCTGTGAACAAAAACGGGTACAAACATTACCGGGGTTCGGGGCAAAAACGGAAGAAAAAATCATCGATGCATTGAACGCAACCAAGGAGCGTCCCGAACGCTTGCCGGTTGCTTTTATGTTGCAAGTGGCGACAGAAATCGAAGCAGCGTTGGGGCAGTTTGAAAGGGTCAACCGTTTTGCCCGGGCCGGAAGTTTACGGCGATTAAAAGAGACGGTGCGCGACCTTGATTATGTCATCTCAACGGATGATCCCGAACGCGTGCGGGAACAACTCAAAGCGATGGCCGATATTTCCGAGATTGTCGCCGATGGGGAAAAGAAAGTGTCGTTGCAATTGGACAAAGGTTACTCCGTCAACGTTGACGTTAGAATCGTGAGCGACGATGCTTTCGCAAGCGCCCTGCATCATTTTACCGGCTCGAAGGACCATCACCTGCTTATGCGAAGAATCGCGAAAGCACAAAACAAGAAGATTAATGAATATGGCGTTGAAGATAGCGAGACAGGCAAAATCATTACTTTTCAAAACGAAAAGGGATTTTTTGCCCATTTTGGTTTGGAAAACATCCCGCCGGAGGCAAGGGAAGGGACGATTGAAACGAATTGGTTTCAAGAAAACTGGGAAAATATTGATTTGCCACAGGTGAGAGGGGACCTCCACATGCATACCGTGTGGAGCGACGGCGCAAATTCCATCGAAGAAATGGCTAAAGCAGCAATCGCTCGCGGGTACACGTACATGGCCATCACCGATCATTCGCGATTTTTACAAGTGGCCAACGGATTAAGCGAGGCGCGTGTTCTTCGCCAACAAGAAGAAATTCGTACTGTCAATGAAAAGTACGATGACATCCGGATTTTTTCAGGCATTGAAATGGATATTCGCCCGGACGGTACGCTTGACTACTCGGACGAAACACTCCGACAATTGGACTTTGTCATCGCTTCGATTCATTCCGCGTTCTCCCAACCGGAAGCAACGATCCACGCTCGTTTAAATGCAGCGCTGGATCACCCATGTGTAGATCTCATTGCCCATCCGACGGGTCGCCTCATCGGCAAACGACAAGGGTATTTGGTAGACTTGGACTGGCTTTTCAAACGGGCGGCAGAAACAGGAACGGCGTTAGAACTCAATGCAAACCCGAATCGTCTGGACTTGTCTGCAGACGCGCTCAAACGTGCAGTTGACCAGGGAGTGACGATTGCCATCAACACCGATGCGCACCGCGCGGATGGCTTGGAGCAAATGACGTTTGGCATCGGTACGGCAAAGAAGGCTTTTCTCCTTGAGCATCAAGTGCTGAATACTTGGCCACTGGAAAAACTGGAAAGCCATTTAAAAACTAAACGAATGTTGACGGACAAATGA
- a CDS encoding CvpA family protein, with protein sequence MLSLFIVLILLAKFFVGLRRGLVLQFFHLVSFFGSLIVAFVFFSPFADYLRLWLPYPQFLDGGNGGMMIPAFSLESVYYNGIAFAVLFFATRILLRMIASLLDFVRYLPIVRTFNNLLGGVLGFVEGYLVVFVLLFVAALIPVEVVQDTIANSTVARWMIEQTPFLSQWLPDVWT encoded by the coding sequence ATGTTAAGTCTGTTTATAGTATTGATATTGCTCGCAAAGTTCTTTGTAGGGTTGCGTCGGGGGCTTGTCCTGCAATTTTTTCATCTTGTTAGTTTTTTCGGGTCGCTGATTGTTGCCTTTGTATTTTTTAGCCCGTTCGCCGATTATTTACGACTGTGGCTTCCGTATCCCCAATTTTTGGATGGGGGCAATGGAGGCATGATGATCCCGGCGTTTAGCTTGGAAAGTGTGTATTATAATGGAATTGCCTTCGCTGTTCTTTTCTTTGCCACGCGCATTTTGTTGCGCATGATTGCTTCGTTGCTCGACTTCGTTCGCTACCTGCCTATTGTGCGCACCTTCAATAATCTGCTCGGAGGCGTTTTAGGTTTCGTGGAAGGATACCTCGTCGTTTTTGTCTTATTGTTTGTGGCCGCGTTAATTCCTGTGGAAGTCGTTCAGGATACGATTGCCAATTCAACGGTCGCCAGATGGATGATTGAACAAACGCCGTTTTTATCCCAATGGTTGCCGGATGTCTGGACGTAA
- the zapA gene encoding cell division protein ZapA, whose amino-acid sequence MADQQANNQEKRRTTVTIYGDQYTVISDESKRHVDDVSRHVDAKMREMRKVNPYLDTRRLAVLTAINIADDYLKMQKDQGSMSEEED is encoded by the coding sequence GTGGCTGATCAACAAGCAAACAATCAGGAGAAAAGACGAACAACGGTCACGATCTATGGAGATCAATATACAGTTATCAGTGATGAATCCAAGCGTCACGTCGATGATGTTTCAAGGCACGTTGATGCTAAAATGAGGGAAATGAGAAAAGTTAACCCTTACCTTGATACGAGGCGCCTCGCTGTCCTTACAGCGATCAATATTGCAGATGATTATTTAAAAATGCAAAAGGATCAAGGGTCCATGTCGGAAGAAGAGGATTAA
- the pheT gene encoding phenylalanine--tRNA ligase subunit beta — MLVSYQWLMDYIDLSDVTPEEVAEKLTRAGVEVDRLHRYHDGLNGVMVGEVKETTSHPGAEKLTVCQVDVGEQTKQIICGASNVQKGQKVAVAMPGTALPGNKKIEETTIRGEPSAGMICALDELGFNEQLLAKTEQDQIVELPADATLGDDALEILGLNDVIMELDLTPNRPDCLSMLGVAYELSALLDRPIHHPDHTHGVIRKNAADRIAVDVTNGEDVPYYGAKVIDKVTVDSSPLWLQTRLMAAGIRPINNIVDITNYVLLEYGQPLHAFDYNRFGSEKIVTRRAEQEEKIETLDGQERTLTSEDTLITNGNTPVAIAGVMGGASAEVQADTTSVLLESAQFDALQVRKTSGRLGLRSESSQRFEKGLDFERTAEAAERAVTLMEQVAGGVVLKGTVESGELPAVVQEVYLHLGRLNRRLGTALGVNEVETLLHRLGLEVTDLGNEWQVRIPSRRLDLSIEEDLIEEVARLYGYDRIPTTLPIGARSAGALTVEQKRRRKLRRFLESTGIQEAITYSLTSAQKADQFLLHQSDRQMQVLMPMSEEREVLRRSLIPHLLEAGVYNANRQLEDVFLFEIGAVFEPDADENKQPTEHEHVAGVLSGQWHNHAWNGEEIQVDFYVVKGIVEGMLKQAGKENNTSFRARKREGMHPGRSAEVLIDGETVGFLGQLHPLEQEAHGLPATYVFELDAKVIFAADNEEFRYQPLPRFPAIRRDLAVVADANIAAAEVEAVIAEAAGEWLEAIHLFDVYQGDNIEAGKRSLAYSLLYLNHERTLKDEEIADIHEEIVAALRSRLGATLRE; from the coding sequence ATGCTCGTTTCCTATCAATGGTTAATGGATTATATTGATTTATCGGATGTAACCCCGGAGGAAGTTGCTGAAAAGCTCACCCGCGCAGGGGTAGAGGTTGATCGGCTCCATCGCTATCATGATGGCCTTAATGGTGTCATGGTCGGTGAAGTGAAGGAGACAACCTCTCACCCGGGAGCTGAAAAATTAACGGTTTGCCAAGTGGATGTGGGCGAACAGACGAAGCAAATCATTTGTGGGGCAAGCAATGTGCAAAAAGGACAGAAAGTCGCCGTAGCAATGCCAGGAACTGCGCTGCCGGGGAATAAGAAAATAGAAGAAACGACGATTCGCGGAGAACCATCTGCGGGTATGATTTGCGCTTTGGATGAATTAGGTTTTAATGAACAGTTGCTGGCGAAAACAGAACAAGATCAAATTGTCGAATTGCCGGCAGACGCAACGCTTGGGGACGATGCACTTGAGATCCTCGGTTTGAATGATGTGATCATGGAACTGGATTTGACTCCGAATCGGCCGGACTGTTTAAGCATGCTTGGGGTCGCTTACGAATTGTCTGCATTGCTGGACCGACCGATTCATCATCCTGATCATACCCATGGGGTGATTCGCAAAAATGCCGCGGACCGTATCGCCGTTGACGTGACCAATGGTGAAGATGTGCCCTATTATGGGGCGAAAGTAATTGATAAAGTAACGGTGGATTCATCGCCGCTATGGTTGCAAACACGCTTAATGGCCGCCGGCATTCGCCCGATCAACAATATTGTCGATATAACAAACTACGTATTGTTGGAGTATGGGCAACCCCTTCATGCGTTTGACTATAACCGATTTGGCTCGGAGAAAATTGTAACGAGACGAGCGGAACAAGAAGAAAAAATCGAGACGTTGGACGGGCAGGAGCGAACGCTAACCAGTGAGGATACGTTGATTACGAATGGCAATACCCCGGTAGCTATCGCGGGCGTGATGGGCGGCGCCTCAGCAGAAGTGCAGGCGGACACCACCAGTGTGTTGCTGGAATCGGCACAGTTTGACGCATTGCAAGTAAGGAAAACGTCCGGGAGGTTAGGGTTACGCAGTGAATCAAGCCAGCGATTCGAAAAAGGGCTTGATTTCGAGCGTACGGCCGAAGCCGCGGAACGGGCAGTTACGTTAATGGAACAAGTTGCCGGTGGCGTTGTGTTGAAAGGTACGGTTGAATCGGGGGAGTTACCGGCGGTTGTACAAGAAGTTTATTTACATTTAGGGCGGTTAAATCGACGGCTTGGGACGGCACTTGGGGTGAATGAAGTCGAGACGTTGTTGCATCGGCTCGGTTTGGAAGTAACGGATCTCGGAAATGAATGGCAAGTCCGTATTCCTTCCAGACGCCTCGATCTTTCGATTGAAGAAGATTTAATCGAAGAAGTCGCGCGTCTGTATGGGTATGATCGTATCCCGACGACATTGCCGATTGGTGCGCGCTCAGCGGGGGCATTGACAGTCGAGCAAAAACGCCGTCGCAAGCTTCGCCGTTTTCTGGAAAGCACGGGAATACAAGAAGCAATCACTTATTCCCTCACAAGTGCACAAAAAGCAGATCAATTTTTGCTGCACCAAAGTGATCGGCAGATGCAGGTGCTCATGCCTATGAGTGAAGAACGTGAAGTGTTGCGAAGAAGTCTGATCCCTCATCTTTTGGAAGCCGGTGTATATAATGCGAATCGACAGCTGGAAGATGTCTTTTTGTTTGAAATTGGGGCCGTCTTTGAACCGGACGCGGATGAAAATAAGCAACCGACAGAGCATGAACATGTAGCGGGTGTCTTAAGTGGCCAATGGCACAACCATGCTTGGAACGGGGAAGAAATACAGGTCGATTTCTATGTCGTAAAAGGAATTGTTGAAGGGATGTTAAAGCAAGCGGGAAAAGAGAATAACACATCTTTTCGCGCCCGCAAACGTGAAGGCATGCACCCCGGGCGATCCGCGGAAGTACTCATTGATGGCGAAACCGTTGGGTTCCTTGGGCAGCTTCATCCACTCGAACAAGAGGCCCATGGATTGCCGGCCACTTACGTGTTTGAATTAGACGCAAAAGTGATATTTGCCGCGGATAATGAAGAATTCCGCTATCAACCGTTGCCTCGTTTTCCTGCCATCAGAAGGGATTTGGCCGTTGTTGCCGATGCAAACATTGCCGCGGCTGAAGTGGAAGCGGTCATTGCGGAAGCCGCCGGAGAATGGTTGGAAGCTATTCATCTGTTTGATGTCTATCAAGGGGACAACATCGAAGCCGGTAAAAGGTCGCTCGCGTATTCGCTCCTTTATCTAAACCACGAACGCACACTGAAAGACGAAGAGATTGCGGACATTCATGAAGAAATTGTAGCCGCCCTTCGTTCGCGTCTAGGCGCAACCTTGCGCGAGTAG